One Umboniibacter marinipuniceus DNA window includes the following coding sequences:
- the smpB gene encoding SsrA-binding protein SmpB yields the protein MAKKKPKAQSGTIAQNRRAKFDYHISDKLEAGISLQGWEVKSAREGKVQLTDTYVDFHNGEAVLLNAHFNPLNTVSTHFVVEPNRVRKLLMHRKEIERFRDAAQQKGYTIVCTAMYWKAHLIKVEIGLAKGKQLHDKRETQKDRDWDRQKQRLVRETN from the coding sequence ATGGCAAAAAAGAAACCCAAAGCACAATCAGGAACCATTGCACAGAATCGCCGTGCGAAGTTCGACTATCACATTTCCGACAAGCTAGAAGCGGGTATCTCGCTCCAAGGTTGGGAAGTAAAAAGTGCGCGTGAAGGAAAGGTCCAACTGACCGATACCTACGTAGACTTCCACAATGGGGAAGCCGTGCTGCTTAACGCTCACTTTAACCCGCTAAACACGGTGTCCACGCATTTTGTTGTTGAGCCGAATCGGGTCCGCAAATTACTGATGCATCGCAAAGAGATTGAGCGTTTTCGTGACGCCGCTCAGCAAAAAGGCTACACCATTGTTTGCACGGCAATGTACTGGAAGGCTCACCTTATTAAGGTAGAAATTGGTCTGGCGAAAGGTAAGCAACTACACGATAAGCGTGAAACTCAGAAGGATCGCGATTGGGATCGTCAGAAGCAACGCTTGGTGCGCGAAACCAACTAA
- the recN gene encoding DNA repair protein RecN, producing MLSELSISQFALVESLNLEFSPGLTVITGETGAGKSIMLDALSLALGARSDAGYVRHGAKRADISACFDIRENQAAIDWLNAHELMDEDHCILRRVVSADGRSKAFLNGRPVAASQLKQLAPLLAEIHSQHGHQALLNTNHQLNLVDEIGQLSTQRASVARYAAEWRKYKKELKLLTANPEEGIARKQLLQYQVSELDALALAEGEIETLEAQQQLLSHAQALITAGEEASSLIDRDKGIRTQLQNALNALTSMPVISNAAESAIELLNTALIHTDEATSELRQHLSDVEHNPEALQSVTQRLESIYAVARKHKVMPEALLSLHLELSDELLALSGIDTQVETLQRAMAELEDQYYHAADKLAKARVKAGQTLCSAVNKLFGELAMDGAQLKVEWQPTNLSDLSPTGTESVNFMVQTNVGQPFGPLNKVASGGELSRIALAISVVTASVATVPTLLFDEVDVGVGGTTASKIGQLMRKLGVNLQVLSVTHQPQVAAQSHNHWHVSKATKKGNTHSTLRYLSPEERTEELARMLGGSEVKEQTRANARALLEEVEDLSELMH from the coding sequence ATGTTAAGTGAACTATCTATCTCGCAATTCGCCTTGGTCGAATCACTCAATCTAGAATTTAGCCCAGGGCTCACTGTCATTACAGGCGAAACCGGCGCCGGTAAATCCATTATGTTGGACGCCCTCAGCCTAGCACTTGGCGCCCGATCTGACGCTGGCTATGTGCGCCATGGCGCCAAGCGCGCTGACATCTCGGCCTGCTTTGACATTCGTGAAAACCAAGCCGCTATTGATTGGCTAAACGCCCATGAGCTCATGGATGAAGATCACTGTATTCTTCGCCGTGTGGTCTCCGCAGACGGTCGCAGCAAAGCATTTTTAAATGGTCGCCCTGTTGCCGCCTCACAGCTCAAGCAGCTCGCCCCCCTTTTGGCAGAAATCCATAGCCAACACGGCCATCAGGCACTCCTCAATACTAACCATCAATTAAACTTGGTGGATGAGATTGGGCAACTGAGTACCCAAAGAGCCAGTGTTGCTCGTTACGCGGCTGAATGGCGCAAGTATAAGAAGGAGCTAAAACTTCTAACCGCCAACCCAGAGGAAGGCATCGCTCGCAAGCAATTACTCCAGTACCAAGTGTCTGAGTTGGATGCCTTGGCGTTAGCGGAGGGTGAAATTGAAACGCTGGAAGCACAGCAGCAACTGCTATCGCACGCACAGGCATTGATCACTGCCGGTGAGGAGGCGAGTTCCTTAATTGACCGCGATAAGGGCATTCGGACCCAGCTACAAAACGCGCTCAACGCCCTGACTTCCATGCCCGTTATCTCCAATGCCGCTGAATCGGCTATCGAGCTACTCAATACCGCATTGATTCATACTGATGAAGCCACTTCCGAGCTCCGTCAACACCTCAGTGACGTGGAACACAACCCCGAGGCACTTCAGTCCGTGACTCAGCGCCTAGAATCAATTTATGCCGTTGCACGAAAGCACAAAGTGATGCCCGAGGCGTTACTGTCGCTGCACCTTGAACTGAGTGATGAGCTATTGGCACTCTCGGGAATAGATACCCAAGTTGAGACGCTGCAGCGCGCAATGGCGGAACTGGAAGATCAGTACTATCACGCCGCAGACAAGCTAGCTAAGGCACGCGTCAAAGCGGGACAAACGCTATGCAGCGCTGTTAATAAACTTTTCGGCGAACTAGCTATGGATGGCGCGCAACTCAAGGTTGAATGGCAACCAACCAACTTAAGCGATCTCTCACCAACCGGCACTGAAAGCGTTAACTTCATGGTACAAACCAACGTGGGGCAACCCTTTGGACCGCTTAATAAAGTGGCCTCGGGTGGTGAACTCAGCCGTATCGCTCTGGCAATATCAGTGGTTACGGCAAGTGTGGCAACCGTGCCAACACTCCTGTTCGATGAGGTCGATGTTGGTGTGGGGGGAACAACTGCCTCGAAGATTGGTCAGCTCATGCGTAAATTAGGGGTTAATCTTCAAGTACTGAGTGTGACCCACCAACCGCAGGTTGCCGCGCAGTCGCATAATCATTGGCACGTTTCCAAAGCCACCAAGAAAGGCAACACACATTCAACACTTCGTTATTTATCACCGGAAGAGCGCACCGAAGAGTTAGCAAGAATGCTAGGCGGTAGTGAAGTGAAGGAACAGACAAGAGCGAACGCTCGTGCATTGCTCGAAGAGGTCGAAGACCTTAGTGAGCTAATGCATTAA
- a CDS encoding RnfH family protein encodes MSDTITVEVAYALPDKQTIKSLSVPVGTTALAAVELSGITKEYPQINLQTDKMGIFSKAFSAKQGPDAYELKAGDRVEIYRPLIADPKEARRKRAEKKAAE; translated from the coding sequence ATGAGCGATACAATCACCGTTGAGGTGGCGTATGCATTGCCGGATAAACAAACCATAAAGAGTTTGTCGGTACCTGTGGGCACCACAGCATTAGCAGCGGTTGAGCTGTCCGGGATTACCAAGGAATACCCGCAGATCAATCTGCAAACGGATAAAATGGGAATTTTCAGTAAAGCCTTTAGTGCGAAACAAGGCCCTGATGCCTATGAACTTAAAGCGGGGGATAGAGTTGAAATCTATCGTCCACTCATAGCTGACCCTAAAGAGGCGCGGCGTAAGCGTGCAGAGAAGAAGGCGGCTGAGTAG
- the dnaJ gene encoding molecular chaperone DnaJ, translating into MSKTDYYEVLGVGRDATEKDLKRAYRKVAAKYHPDRNPDDPKAEEKFKEASEAYEILSDSQKRGAYDQYGHAAFEQGGQGGGGFGGGGAGFGDIFGDVFGDIFGGGRRQRGPQPGRDLQYNLELTLEEAVHGVKKTIKIPTDVDCDTCDGSGSKDGSKPETCGTCNGHGQVRMQQGMFAVQQACPSCHGRGSVIKDPCYSCRGTGQKEVEKSLSVTIPAGVDTGARVRLSGEGEASPNGGPTGDLYVMVHVREHKIFERDGKNLYCNVPVSIVDAALGGEIEVPTLDGKVKLKIPSETQSGKMFRLRGKGVVDLRGGSAGDLMCRMQVETPVKLNKEQVEILEAFRDSLEGDKNSPRKKSWFDDVKSFFAGE; encoded by the coding sequence ATGTCAAAAACAGATTATTATGAAGTGCTTGGTGTAGGGCGCGACGCAACCGAGAAAGACCTAAAGCGAGCTTATCGTAAGGTTGCTGCGAAGTATCACCCGGATCGTAATCCCGATGACCCAAAAGCTGAAGAGAAGTTTAAAGAAGCTTCAGAGGCCTATGAAATCCTTTCCGACTCACAGAAGCGTGGCGCCTATGATCAATACGGTCATGCCGCGTTTGAACAGGGCGGTCAAGGTGGTGGCGGCTTCGGTGGCGGTGGCGCTGGATTCGGCGATATCTTCGGCGACGTCTTTGGTGATATTTTCGGTGGCGGTCGTCGTCAGCGTGGTCCACAGCCAGGGCGCGATCTTCAGTATAACCTTGAGCTAACGCTTGAAGAAGCGGTTCATGGTGTTAAGAAGACCATTAAGATTCCAACGGATGTAGACTGTGATACCTGTGATGGTTCAGGTTCAAAGGATGGCTCTAAGCCGGAGACCTGCGGTACCTGTAATGGGCATGGTCAGGTTCGTATGCAGCAGGGTATGTTTGCGGTTCAGCAAGCTTGTCCAAGCTGTCATGGCCGTGGCTCCGTCATTAAAGATCCATGTTACTCATGCCGAGGAACGGGCCAGAAAGAAGTTGAGAAATCGCTTTCTGTTACCATTCCGGCCGGCGTTGATACGGGTGCGCGCGTTCGTCTATCGGGAGAAGGTGAAGCCTCTCCAAATGGCGGCCCAACGGGTGATCTCTATGTTATGGTCCATGTTCGCGAGCATAAGATCTTTGAGCGCGATGGCAAGAACCTCTACTGTAACGTTCCAGTAAGTATTGTTGATGCCGCCCTAGGTGGCGAGATTGAAGTACCTACTTTAGATGGTAAGGTTAAGCTTAAGATTCCATCGGAAACTCAGTCAGGTAAAATGTTCCGTCTCCGTGGTAAAGGTGTGGTAGACCTTCGTGGCGGATCGGCTGGTGACTTGATGTGTCGGATGCAGGTGGAAACACCGGTTAAGCTCAACAAGGAGCAGGTTGAGATCTTGGAGGCGTTCCGGGATAGCTTGGAAGGTGATAAAAACTCACCGCGTAAAAAGAGCTGGTTTGACGATGTGAAGAGTTTCTTCGCCGGCGAATAA
- a CDS encoding sodium-dependent transporter — MAARGQFSSRLGFLMAAAGSAVGLGNIWGFPTQTASNGGAAFVLVYLALAFLLAYPALMAELTIGRAKRANVVDALGSVSTGKTAHYVGATVGLAGVLTASLILSFYAILAGWMMSHMIEPIATLAGATETGTWLTTQGPGRDIIFTILFSILTMLIIVGGVRDGIEKWSTRLMPSLITILIALIIYVLMQPGAMDGLKLYLVPDFSGITNPDLLLSAMGQAFFSLSLGVGTMLIYGSYVSEKENLPRLGASLTLIDTGIAFTAGLLIIPAMFVAQEYGTTIYSEAGELAAGPGLIFAVLPSVFDGMGATGSFVAIAFFLLMSIAALTSSISMLEVPVSFVSEHFNIERKIATFATGTAILAFSILIALNFDTMFGFVADLATVYLEPLIGLAFCIFAGWLWNRNEAMKAIAAGHPDGESAWFVKVWPWYVKVVCPALIITMLFPTVQKLFS, encoded by the coding sequence ATGGCTGCTCGGGGTCAATTTTCATCACGTTTAGGCTTTCTTATGGCCGCAGCGGGTTCAGCTGTCGGACTTGGCAATATCTGGGGATTTCCTACTCAAACGGCCAGTAATGGCGGCGCCGCATTCGTTCTTGTTTATCTTGCGCTAGCTTTTTTACTCGCCTACCCGGCACTCATGGCAGAGCTAACCATCGGACGCGCAAAACGCGCCAACGTGGTTGATGCGCTGGGCAGCGTCAGTACCGGCAAGACGGCCCACTATGTGGGCGCTACCGTAGGCTTAGCCGGCGTATTAACCGCCAGCTTAATCCTCAGCTTCTATGCCATCCTCGCCGGGTGGATGATGTCTCATATGATCGAGCCCATCGCAACCCTAGCGGGCGCAACCGAGACCGGAACGTGGCTCACCACCCAGGGCCCCGGTAGAGATATTATTTTCACCATACTTTTCTCCATCCTAACTATGTTGATCATTGTAGGTGGTGTGCGCGACGGCATTGAGAAATGGTCAACGCGCCTTATGCCAAGCTTAATCACTATTCTGATTGCTTTGATTATCTACGTGCTCATGCAACCTGGCGCAATGGATGGCTTGAAGTTGTACCTCGTTCCTGATTTCTCGGGCATTACTAACCCCGACCTACTGTTGAGCGCAATGGGACAAGCCTTCTTCTCCTTGAGCCTTGGCGTGGGGACAATGCTGATCTACGGCTCCTACGTTAGTGAAAAAGAAAACTTGCCAAGACTTGGCGCCTCATTAACGCTAATTGATACGGGAATTGCCTTTACTGCCGGCTTGTTAATCATCCCCGCAATGTTTGTGGCGCAGGAGTACGGCACCACCATTTATAGTGAGGCCGGTGAGTTAGCGGCAGGACCAGGACTTATCTTCGCCGTGCTTCCTTCGGTATTTGATGGTATGGGTGCCACGGGTAGCTTCGTTGCTATCGCCTTTTTCCTACTGATGAGCATTGCGGCATTAACTTCGTCAATCTCAATGCTAGAAGTACCCGTTAGCTTCGTAAGTGAACACTTTAATATCGAACGTAAAATTGCCACCTTCGCAACGGGAACCGCGATCTTAGCGTTCAGCATTCTTATTGCACTAAACTTCGATACCATGTTCGGCTTTGTCGCCGACCTCGCTACCGTTTACCTTGAGCCGCTAATTGGCCTAGCCTTCTGCATCTTCGCAGGCTGGTTGTGGAATCGCAATGAAGCGATGAAAGCCATTGCAGCAGGCCACCCAGACGGTGAGTCTGCTTGGTTCGTCAAGGTGTGGCCATGGTACGTTAAAGTGGTCTGCCCGGCGCTGATCATCACTATGTTGTTCCCAACCGTTCAGAAACTATTTTCCTAA
- the dapB gene encoding 4-hydroxy-tetrahydrodipicolinate reductase, translating into MMTTIAIVGAGGRMGRALISAVTESADMNLSAATARAGSSLLGVDAGELAGVGKLDVTVVSSDELAHQQFDVLIDFSQPELSLENLRVCAEMNAAVVLGTTGFNQQQREQINHFAQRIPIVFSANMSVGVNVAHKLLAMAAQAMADDYDIEILEAHHRFKKDAPSGTALAMGEVIAETIGRDLNDVAIYGREGFTGERDSETIGFATVRGGDVVGDHTVMFLGDGDRLEITHKASSRNTFAKGAIKAARWLQGQPNGLYSMSNVLGLN; encoded by the coding sequence ATCATGACAACAATTGCCATAGTAGGCGCAGGCGGTCGCATGGGCCGCGCCTTGATTAGCGCTGTGACCGAGAGCGCCGATATGAACCTAAGCGCAGCCACGGCACGAGCAGGCAGCTCGCTGTTGGGGGTGGATGCGGGTGAGTTAGCGGGCGTGGGTAAATTGGATGTCACGGTCGTAAGCTCGGACGAATTGGCGCACCAGCAGTTTGATGTGCTTATTGATTTTAGTCAGCCTGAACTCAGTCTTGAAAACCTAAGGGTCTGTGCTGAAATGAACGCGGCGGTAGTGCTGGGAACCACTGGTTTCAACCAGCAGCAGCGCGAACAAATCAACCACTTTGCGCAACGTATTCCCATTGTCTTTTCGGCTAATATGAGCGTTGGTGTGAACGTGGCTCATAAGCTACTCGCTATGGCCGCGCAGGCCATGGCGGATGACTACGACATTGAGATCCTAGAGGCGCACCACCGATTTAAGAAGGATGCACCGTCTGGCACCGCATTGGCAATGGGAGAAGTGATTGCCGAGACCATTGGTCGTGACCTCAATGATGTGGCAATTTATGGCCGTGAGGGCTTCACTGGTGAACGCGATAGCGAGACAATTGGATTTGCTACGGTTCGCGGCGGCGACGTAGTAGGCGATCATACGGTAATGTTTCTTGGCGATGGCGACCGTTTAGAGATAACCCATAAAGCGTCGAGTCGAAATACCTTTGCTAAGGGGGCGATAAAAGCAGCACGCTGGTTGCAAGGCCAGCCTAATGGCCTCTATTCCATGTCCAACGTGCTTGGTCTTAACTAA
- the grpE gene encoding nucleotide exchange factor GrpE: MSDKDLENQAQQEAVNEEVAAEENIELSTEQMLEAQIETLSEEVGQLKDQMLRVQAEAANIRRRSEIDVQNAHKYGQEKLVKDLLQVADNLERALSAIDADDEAVKPLAEGVELTLKSFIDNLAKHKVEAVNPVGEPFDPNLHQAMTMVPNPDLEPNTVMDVMQKGYTLHGRIVRPAMVVVSKAAG, translated from the coding sequence GTGAGCGATAAAGATTTAGAGAATCAAGCACAGCAAGAAGCAGTCAACGAGGAAGTTGCTGCGGAGGAAAACATTGAGCTTTCCACTGAGCAAATGTTGGAAGCGCAGATTGAAACGCTGAGTGAAGAGGTTGGTCAGTTGAAAGACCAGATGCTTCGTGTTCAGGCAGAAGCGGCCAATATTCGCCGTCGTTCGGAGATTGATGTTCAGAACGCTCATAAGTACGGCCAGGAAAAGCTGGTTAAAGACCTTCTTCAGGTTGCCGATAACTTAGAGCGCGCGCTGAGCGCCATCGATGCCGATGACGAAGCGGTTAAGCCACTGGCTGAAGGGGTTGAATTAACCTTGAAGTCTTTCATTGATAACTTGGCCAAGCACAAGGTTGAAGCGGTTAACCCAGTGGGCGAACCGTTTGACCCGAACCTACACCAGGCAATGACCATGGTGCCTAACCCGGATCTAGAGCCGAACACCGTTATGGATGTGATGCAGAAAGGCTACACCTTGCATGGACGTATCGTTCGCCCTGCAATGGTGGTTGTTTCAAAGGCAGCGGGTTAA
- the fur gene encoding ferric iron uptake transcriptional regulator — protein MPSENIELKKAGLKVTHPRVRILQVLESSPNRHLSAEDVYQQLRDAGDDVGIATVYRVLTQFEQAGMVQKLNFDGGQSVFELDDGDHHDHMVCVDTGKVIEFHSEEIERLQEEIAAAHGYEISDHSLVLYVKPKS, from the coding sequence ATGCCTAGCGAAAATATCGAGTTAAAAAAAGCGGGTCTTAAAGTTACCCATCCCCGCGTTAGAATACTTCAAGTACTCGAAAGTTCCCCGAACCGTCATTTAAGTGCAGAAGATGTTTATCAGCAACTCCGTGATGCGGGTGATGACGTTGGTATTGCAACGGTTTACAGGGTATTAACTCAGTTTGAACAGGCTGGCATGGTTCAGAAGCTAAACTTTGACGGTGGCCAATCAGTCTTCGAATTGGATGACGGTGATCACCATGATCATATGGTATGTGTGGATACTGGGAAGGTCATTGAATTTCACTCAGAGGAAATTGAGCGACTACAGGAAGAAATTGCCGCCGCACACGGATACGAAATTAGTGATCACTCCTTGGTACTTTACGTCAAGCCAAAGAGCTAA
- the dnaK gene encoding molecular chaperone DnaK has translation MGKIIGIDLGTTNSCVAVMEGDKVKVIENAEGDRTTPSIIGYAEDGETLVGAAAKRQAVTNPHNTVYAIKRLIGRKFTDNEVQKDLNLVPFGIVAADNGDAWVEVKGEKQAPPQISAEVLKKMKKSAEDYLGESVTEAVVTVPAYFNDSQRQATKDAGKIAGLEVKRIINEPTAAAMAYGLDKAKGERKVAVYDLGGGTFDISIIEIDEADGDIQFVVLSTNGDTHLGGEDFDLVLINYLADEFKNQSGIDLKGDPLAMQRLKVAAEKAKIELSSSSQTEVNEPYITADATGPKHLVVKLTRSKLESLVEKLIEQSLAPVRQALDDADLSVSEIDDVILVGGQTRMPLVQEKVTAFFGKEPRKDVNPDEAVAMGAAIQGAVLSGDVTDVLLLDVTPLSLGIETMGGVATPLIEKNTTIPTKKSQVFSTADDNQTAVTIHVVQGERKQAVQNKSLGRFDLADIPPAPRGMPQIEVTFDIDANGILNVSAKDKATGKEQSIVIKASSGLSDEEIEQMVKDAEANAEADKAFEEVVQARNALEGLTHASKKTLEEAGDKATDEEKAAIEAAITEAEEAAKGDNKEAMEAATQKLTEATSGLAQKMYAEQAEAEQGQASDATQAQGDDVVDAEFEEVKDEKK, from the coding sequence ATGGGCAAAATCATTGGAATTGACTTAGGTACTACTAACTCTTGTGTTGCGGTAATGGAAGGCGACAAGGTTAAGGTAATTGAAAACGCTGAAGGCGACCGTACTACGCCATCTATTATTGGTTACGCTGAAGACGGCGAGACCTTAGTTGGTGCAGCGGCAAAGCGCCAGGCAGTAACTAATCCACACAACACGGTTTACGCCATTAAGCGTCTGATCGGCCGTAAGTTTACGGATAACGAAGTTCAGAAGGATCTTAACCTAGTACCATTTGGTATCGTAGCGGCCGACAACGGTGACGCATGGGTTGAAGTGAAAGGCGAAAAGCAAGCTCCGCCGCAGATTTCTGCTGAAGTGCTGAAGAAGATGAAGAAGTCAGCTGAAGACTACCTTGGTGAAAGCGTAACCGAAGCTGTGGTAACCGTTCCGGCTTACTTCAATGACTCACAGCGTCAAGCTACCAAAGATGCCGGTAAGATTGCTGGTCTTGAAGTGAAGCGTATCATCAACGAACCTACTGCGGCAGCAATGGCTTACGGCCTAGACAAAGCAAAGGGCGAGCGCAAAGTTGCGGTATACGACCTTGGTGGTGGTACTTTCGATATCTCGATCATTGAAATTGATGAAGCCGATGGCGACATTCAGTTTGTTGTACTCTCTACTAACGGTGACACGCACCTAGGTGGTGAGGATTTCGATCTAGTGTTAATCAACTACTTGGCTGACGAGTTCAAGAACCAGTCTGGTATTGATCTGAAAGGTGACCCGCTAGCAATGCAGCGTTTGAAGGTTGCTGCTGAGAAAGCGAAAATTGAGTTGTCTTCTAGCTCACAAACTGAAGTCAACGAGCCGTACATCACTGCTGACGCAACGGGTCCTAAGCACTTGGTTGTTAAGTTGACTCGTTCAAAGCTTGAGTCACTGGTAGAGAAGCTTATCGAGCAGTCACTAGCGCCGGTTCGCCAAGCACTTGATGATGCAGATCTAAGCGTTTCTGAGATCGATGACGTTATCTTGGTTGGTGGTCAGACTCGTATGCCACTTGTTCAGGAGAAGGTAACTGCTTTCTTCGGCAAAGAGCCACGTAAAGATGTTAACCCTGACGAAGCAGTAGCAATGGGTGCTGCAATTCAAGGTGCGGTACTTTCTGGTGATGTTACCGACGTCCTGCTTTTGGACGTGACTCCACTATCGCTAGGTATTGAAACAATGGGCGGTGTTGCAACACCGTTGATTGAGAAGAACACTACGATTCCTACTAAGAAGTCGCAGGTTTTCTCAACGGCCGATGACAACCAAACAGCGGTAACGATCCACGTTGTTCAGGGTGAGCGTAAGCAAGCTGTACAGAACAAGTCACTGGGACGTTTCGATTTGGCTGACATCCCGCCAGCACCGCGTGGCATGCCACAGATTGAAGTAACTTTCGACATCGATGCAAACGGTATTCTTAACGTTAGCGCGAAAGACAAAGCAACCGGCAAAGAGCAGTCCATTGTGATTAAAGCTTCGTCTGGTTTGAGCGATGAAGAGATTGAACAAATGGTCAAAGATGCGGAAGCTAACGCTGAAGCGGATAAGGCCTTCGAAGAAGTTGTTCAAGCACGTAATGCGCTTGAAGGTCTAACACACGCATCGAAGAAGACACTTGAAGAAGCCGGTGATAAGGCTACTGATGAAGAGAAAGCAGCTATTGAAGCGGCGATCACTGAAGCAGAAGAAGCCGCCAAAGGCGACAACAAGGAAGCGATGGAAGCAGCAACTCAGAAGTTGACTGAAGCCACTTCAGGTCTGGCACAGAAGATGTACGCAGAGCAAGCTGAAGCCGAGCAAGGCCAGGCAAGCGACGCCACACAAGCTCAAGGCGACGACGTTGTTGACGCAGAGTTTGAAGAAGTGAAAGACGAAAAGAAGTAA
- a CDS encoding outer membrane protein assembly factor BamE, whose amino-acid sequence MKKYTFIVLALATILAVSGCSRFRVYKIDIQQGNVISAEKVEQLEIGMDKSQVRFVLGTPLVADTFNANRWDYFWSLKDADEVTRTKRLSLKFDNDLLVEIDSQLDAQISSDE is encoded by the coding sequence ATGAAAAAGTATACCTTTATTGTACTAGCTCTCGCTACCATATTAGCCGTGAGCGGCTGCTCGCGCTTTCGGGTGTACAAAATTGACATCCAGCAAGGCAATGTCATTTCGGCGGAAAAAGTTGAACAACTTGAGATAGGCATGGACAAATCGCAGGTTCGCTTCGTTTTAGGCACGCCACTGGTGGCGGATACCTTCAACGCGAATCGCTGGGATTATTTCTGGAGCCTTAAGGATGCGGATGAGGTAACTCGAACCAAGCGCCTTAGCCTCAAGTTCGACAATGACCTGCTAGTAGAAATTGACAGTCAGCTAGACGCACAAATTAGTTCTGACGAATAA
- a CDS encoding acyltransferase family protein gives MNPVSHYTQSVFGRYASNRLLSLDVLRGLAVVAMIVVNTPGDWGHVYAPLLHASWNGWTPTDVIFPAFLFIMGMSIVASGLDTKTPDLKLYASIASRALKLFGLGLLIAVFYYPFGQEGFNWWESQVEEIRIMGVLQRIALVYIFCTVIVLNSKPLSWLVSAAALCAAYWAMMMLAPYSVLGVDMAGTLAHGNSFAAFIDDFFLGREHVYFDLIVPFAYDPEGLLSTLSATSTALLGAVCAKFFINKEASSIFWVALSGIVLFVLGDFLSEQIPINKTLWTPSFVLVTAGVSLVITAAFMLILDQLEVRGWSAPLVVCGTNAIAIYVLAALLSRLLIMIPVADTSLQGWLYSTLFQPAFGDKPGSLAFALVFLVVCYLPIHAMYKRGIFLKV, from the coding sequence ATGAATCCCGTTAGCCACTATACTCAGTCCGTTTTTGGACGATACGCTTCTAATCGCCTATTAAGCCTTGATGTCCTCCGTGGACTGGCAGTGGTTGCCATGATTGTGGTCAACACCCCAGGGGACTGGGGACATGTGTACGCGCCCTTGCTACACGCAAGTTGGAATGGCTGGACCCCCACTGACGTGATCTTCCCGGCTTTCCTGTTTATCATGGGCATGTCCATAGTAGCCAGTGGTTTAGATACCAAAACGCCAGACCTAAAGCTTTATGCCAGTATTGCTTCGCGCGCGCTCAAACTATTTGGTTTAGGGCTGCTCATTGCCGTGTTCTACTATCCCTTTGGCCAAGAGGGCTTCAACTGGTGGGAGTCTCAGGTTGAAGAGATCCGAATCATGGGCGTATTGCAGCGGATTGCCCTTGTTTATATTTTCTGCACCGTGATTGTGCTCAACAGTAAACCGCTAAGCTGGTTAGTTAGCGCGGCTGCACTGTGTGCCGCCTATTGGGCGATGATGATGTTGGCACCCTATAGCGTGTTGGGTGTGGATATGGCGGGCACTTTGGCCCACGGCAATAGCTTCGCGGCCTTTATTGATGACTTCTTCCTGGGCAGGGAGCATGTGTACTTTGATCTCATTGTGCCCTTCGCCTACGACCCCGAAGGACTACTAAGCACCTTAAGTGCCACCAGCACCGCACTGCTGGGTGCCGTATGCGCTAAATTCTTTATCAACAAAGAGGCCAGCAGTATTTTCTGGGTAGCGCTGTCAGGCATTGTACTCTTTGTGCTAGGCGATTTTCTGAGCGAACAAATCCCCATTAACAAAACCCTCTGGACACCGAGTTTCGTGTTGGTGACCGCTGGGGTGAGCTTGGTGATTACTGCCGCCTTTATGCTGATTCTGGATCAACTTGAAGTCCGCGGTTGGTCAGCGCCACTGGTAGTCTGCGGTACCAACGCCATTGCCATCTATGTCTTGGCGGCACTACTCAGCCGATTACTGATCATGATTCCAGTAGCTGACACCTCACTTCAAGGCTGGCTCTACAGCACCCTATTCCAACCCGCATTCGGTGATAAGCCAGGGTCGCTGGCGTTTGCATTGGTATTTCTCGTAGTGTGTTATCTGCCAATACATGCAATGTATAAGCGCGGCATCTTCTTAAAGGTCTAA
- a CDS encoding type II toxin-antitoxin system RatA family toxin, with protein MTMPKIERSALLPYAADDLFELVNQVEDYPQYMSGCVGVDVLSRSEDHLEARLHLSRAGVKQSFTTRNQLIKPTKMVMTLVDGPFKQFSGEWTFLPLNETASKVNLNLEFEMNSGILQAAASKLFEYTANEMLDALVKRANERLGKS; from the coding sequence ATGACCATGCCCAAAATTGAACGCTCGGCGCTATTGCCTTACGCCGCTGACGACCTCTTCGAGCTCGTCAACCAAGTGGAAGACTACCCTCAGTATATGTCGGGCTGCGTAGGCGTGGATGTGCTGTCGCGCAGTGAGGATCATTTGGAGGCTCGGCTCCATTTAAGTAGGGCGGGAGTGAAGCAAAGTTTTACCACGCGTAACCAACTTATTAAACCAACTAAAATGGTGATGACGTTGGTAGATGGGCCGTTCAAGCAATTCTCGGGTGAGTGGACATTTTTGCCGCTGAATGAGACGGCGAGTAAGGTAAACTTGAATCTTGAGTTTGAAATGAATAGCGGTATTTTGCAGGCTGCTGCCTCTAAGCTATTTGAGTACACTGCAAATGAAATGTTGGACGCCCTCGTGAAGCGGGCAAATGAAAGGTTAGGAAAGTCATGA